CCGAGGTGCGGGCGCGCCCGTTGGCGGAGAAGGGGAACTTGCCGACCTTGTAGTCGAGCTTCTTCTCCTTGCACTGCTGCTCGGTGAGCCCGATGGAGGCCACCTCGGGGTGGCAGTAGGTGGCGTTGGGGATGTTGCCGTAGTTGAGCGGGTGCGCGTGCTGGCCGGCCAGCAGGTCGGCCAGGATGTGCCCCTCGCGCGACCCCTTGTGGGCGAGCATGGGGGCGCCGATCACGTCGCCGATGGCGTAGACGCCCTTGACGCTGGTCTGGTAGGTGGCGGTGTCGACCTTGATGAAGCCGCGATCCGTCAGTTGCACGCCGAGCTCCTTGAGGCCGATGTCCTCCACGTTGGGGGCGCGCCCGGCGGCGACCAGGACCTGGTCGACCGTGATCTCCTCCTTCGCTCCCTGCGCCTCGACGGTCATCGACACGGAGTCCTTGCCGACCTTCACGTTGGAGATCTTCGCCCCGGTGACGACGTTGATCTTCCGCTTCTTGAAGGCCCGCTGCAATTCCGCGGAGCAGTCGGCGTCCTCGAGCGGGAGGATGCTGGGGAGGACCTCGAGGAGGTGGACCTGGCTACCGAAGGCGTTGAAGACGTCGGCGAACTCGCAGCCGATGGCGCCGGCGCCGATGATGGCGACCGACTTCGGCGCCTTCTCGAGCGTGAGCGCCTGGTCGGACGAGATGACGGTGGTCTTGTTGATCTCGAGGCCGATCTGCGGGAGGCCGCGCACGCGCGAGCCGGTGGAGATGACGACCGCCTTCTTCGCGTCGTGCTTCTCCTCCTTGCCGGTGGCGTCCTTGACCGCGACGCTGGCCACGGCGCCGGCCGCCCCCTTCACGACGCGCCCGGTTCCCTTGATCCAGGCGATCTTGTTCTTCTTGAAGAGGAACTCGACTCCCTTGGAGTTCTGGTTCGACACGGCGCGCGAGCGCTTCATGGCGACGCCGTAGTCGAAGCCGACCTCACCCGGGATGTTGACCCCGAAGTCGGCGGCGTGGCGCACCTTGTTGGCGAGCGAGGCGCTCTCGAGGAGCGCCTTGGCGGGGATGCACCCCCACAGGACGCAGGTGCCCCCGAGCCCTTCACGCTCGACGACGGCAGCGGAGAGTCCGAGCTGGGCGCAGCGGAGGGCGCCGACATAGCCGGCGGGGCCACCGCCGAGGAAGATGACGTCGTATGAGGCCATGACGAGTCGTGTGGTAGGCGTGAGGGGCGCCGATGTTCCCGGCGCATGGACGGAAATCTACCAGGGGGCGTGCCATGCGCACGCCCCCCGGGGACACCGTCAGTACACGAGCAGCAGCGGGTTCTCGATGAGGCGGCGGAGCGTCTGGAGGAACTTGGCCCCGGTGGCGCCGTCGATGACGCGGTGGTCGCAGCTCATGGTGACCCGCATGCGCCGGCGGACCTGGACCTGGCCGTCGACGACGACCGGCTTGGCC
This DNA window, taken from Gemmatimonadetes bacterium SCN 70-22, encodes the following:
- a CDS encoding dihydrolipoyl dehydrogenase; its protein translation is MASYDVIFLGGGPAGYVGALRCAQLGLSAAVVEREGLGGTCVLWGCIPAKALLESASLANKVRHAADFGVNIPGEVGFDYGVAMKRSRAVSNQNSKGVEFLFKKNKIAWIKGTGRVVKGAAGAVASVAVKDATGKEEKHDAKKAVVISTGSRVRGLPQIGLEINKTTVISSDQALTLEKAPKSVAIIGAGAIGCEFADVFNAFGSQVHLLEVLPSILPLEDADCSAELQRAFKKRKINVVTGAKISNVKVGKDSVSMTVEAQGAKEEITVDQVLVAAGRAPNVEDIGLKELGVQLTDRGFIKVDTATYQTSVKGVYAIGDVIGAPMLAHKGSREGHILADLLAGQHAHPLNYGNIPNATYCHPEVASIGLTEQQCKEKKLDYKVGKFPFSANGRARTSGETEGFVKIIRDAKYGEILGAHIVGAHATEIIHELVVARENEFTVEEIDLAIHAHPTLSEAVAEAVLDSMGKMLHA